The Brachyspira aalborgi genome has a segment encoding these proteins:
- a CDS encoding ABC transporter permease: MKNIYVIFAREIQSFYVSPLYYILGFIYLALTGYFFTIEIYYSRLAVMENTMYNIGFFTILFLSILCMKLIAEERDSGTFELIMTAPITSLQYVIGKYLSVLVVYASLLIMTFVYPILLMIFGKPDMGVIFSGYLGLFLLGTAILGLGLISTSVSKSQLVAAILGVSMGIFAYIINWLSEMFTGASKLLNAISITTYFADFTKGMIDIQNVIFFLIWAIACISISTMFVESYKWQ; this comes from the coding sequence ATGAAAAATATTTATGTTATATTTGCAAGAGAAATTCAATCTTTTTATGTGTCGCCTTTATATTATATCTTGGGATTTATTTATTTGGCGCTTACGGGTTATTTTTTCACTATAGAAATTTATTATAGCAGATTAGCCGTTATGGAAAACACAATGTATAATATAGGTTTTTTTACGATATTATTTTTATCAATATTATGCATGAAATTAATTGCCGAAGAGAGAGATTCGGGAACTTTTGAATTAATAATGACAGCTCCAATAACTTCTTTGCAATATGTAATCGGAAAATATTTATCGGTTTTGGTAGTTTACGCTTCTTTGCTTATAATGACTTTCGTTTATCCAATTCTTCTTATGATATTTGGAAAGCCCGATATGGGAGTTATATTTAGCGGTTATTTGGGATTATTTCTACTTGGCACTGCAATTTTAGGACTTGGATTAATATCGACAAGCGTTTCAAAAAGTCAGTTGGTTGCGGCGATACTTGGAGTTTCAATGGGAATATTCGCTTATATTATAAATTGGCTTAGCGAAATGTTTACGGGAGCGAGCAAATTATTAAACGCTATTTCAATAACTACATATTTTGCGGATTTTACAAAAGGAATGATTGATATTCAAAATGTTATATTCTTTTTAATTTGGGCAATCGCCTGCATTTCAATATCGACTATGTTTGTAGAATCTTATAAATGGCAATAA
- a CDS encoding ankyrin repeat domain-containing protein has product MLDIVEYIKNNDLEKAKQCIEKDNSLVDARDEESRFTLLMICAKKGYFEMTKLLVENGANLNSRSKTGLTALMFACAEKQIEIAKYLIDCGADVNLRDRPMFSALLYGSLTKEHSIINYLIENGADVNAKNFKLVTSLMFAAGIGDLETVKILIENGADINLKNKDGESALDIAINKGQKETAEFLKKLYE; this is encoded by the coding sequence ATGCTTGATATAGTCGAATATATTAAAAATAACGATTTAGAAAAAGCAAAACAATGCATAGAAAAAGATAATTCTTTAGTAGATGCGAGAGACGAAGAATCAAGATTTACTTTATTAATGATTTGCGCCAAAAAAGGATATTTTGAAATGACAAAATTATTAGTTGAAAACGGAGCAAATTTAAATAGCAGAAGTAAAACGGGATTAACGGCTTTAATGTTTGCATGCGCCGAAAAACAAATTGAAATTGCAAAATATTTAATAGATTGCGGAGCGGATGTTAATTTAAGAGACAGACCTATGTTTAGCGCTTTGCTTTACGGTTCGCTTACAAAAGAGCATTCTATAATAAATTATTTGATTGAAAACGGAGCGGATGTTAATGCAAAAAATTTTAAACTTGTAACTTCTCTTATGTTTGCCGCTGGAATTGGCGATTTAGAAACGGTTAAAATTTTAATAGAAAATGGAGCGGATATAAATTTAAAAAATAAAGACGGAGAGAGCGCTTTAGATATTGCGATAAATAAAGGACAAAAAGAAACTGCGGAGTTTTTAAAAAAATTATATGAATAA